The DNA segment ttttccagaagcctTTTTCTCTATTAGgaaggggttaaaaaaaaagaaggaaaaggaaagagaattgTTGATGCCTTCATGAACTTTGCATGCTGCAGTGGGTTTCTGCAGGGGGTGGGTAACAAATGtcagtgcctgctctgcagatgCTTTGTTGTGTCTCCATTGCTGTGCAGGGCTGTAAGATGTTCATCAGCTGCATTCACTGGCTAATTACTTCTTCCAATGGTTTGATTCCAGGAGCAATTCACAGCAATGAGGGATCTCTACATGAAGAATGGCCAAGGGTTTGCACTAGTATACTCCATCACAGCACAGTCCACCTTCAACGACCTCCAGGACCTGCGGGAGCAGATCCTGCGAGTTAAGGACACCGAGGATGTGAGTGGGAAGCTGCTTGGTTTGTTTcctagaatcagtaaggttggaagagacctcagagatcatcaagtccaacctggcacccagcacctcatggctaccaaaccatggctccaagtgccacatccaatctcctcttgaacacctccagggatggggactccaccacctccctgggcagcacattccaatggccaacaactctctctgggaagaactttctcctcacctccagcctaaacctcccctggcacagcttgagactgtgtcctcttgttctggtgctgcttgcctgggagaagagaccaacccccacctggctacaacctcccttcagggagttggagagagcaagaaggtcacccttgagcctcctcttctgcaagctaagcaacctcagctccctcagcctctcctcacagggctgtgcttcagacccctccccagcctgtccttgctcTCCTTGTGCAGAACTGGCATTTGGCAGAGTCTGTAAGCCAGAGGAGGTCACCCAACTGTGTGTATGGATTGACAGGcctctggaggaggctggacTGGTGACACCAGGTTCTAACCTCGTCCTAGAGCCTTGGCAAGGTTGGAACTTGGGTTGTGTCGCTCCCATTTTCATGGGGCATGACATGAAGGTGGTTtgcactgccctgggtgccagaGCAAAAGCTCTTCACTGTGTTTCTAGCTCAGGCCCTGGGTGCTGTAACTGGAGCTCCCTGGTGAGTTTGAATTTCCAAGCAGgtggcccagggcaggctgctgggaccaggctcttGCTGTGGTTGCCACGTGGCTGTGGAGATGTGTGGGAActgcctctgcaggctccctccaagagaagctgaaatgaattggttgggtttggttttgcctaACAGTTGGTAATGTCTTCAGGACTTTGCCCTGAGGAGTGTGACAGAAGTGCCTGGGGCTTCCCCTCGGACAGCTCAgagctgtcccctgccctggctgcccatcGCCTTGGGGCTgcgctggctgcagagcagcgaaagcagcagctgcagcctggctcgcagccctgctctgtggctgGGGGAGTGGAGGAGGTCGGTGGGCAGGGCTGTAACAGGTACTTAGACCAGATCCTAGGTCAGCTGTGTGCATTGCTTGTgaactgctgctgaggaaagtgCTCTGAGCTGGGGGTGTGAGGGGTGGGacgagcagagcctgcagctctggggctgagggcaagctcccaggctgctgctttctcttggCTCTTCCTTGTCCCATAGCTTGATCACCTTGCTCTGAAGGGCTTAGGTTCCCTCCTTGGCTTAAGAAGCTGAGCTTCTCTTTATGCAAACCCGCTTTTCATCCTGGGAGGGTTGATGCTCACCCAGCTCCCTGCTAGCACAAATGCTTtactggctggggctggagcccagcagctcactcagcagcagggcaatcTGCACTGTAAGCTGCTCAGGCTCATCAGCCaacaggggctgctgctgtgggctttGGTCAGTGATGTGATTGAGCTCTGCAAGtgcatttctttgttttgtgggggATGGATGTTCCTTGTGGAAGCCTGACAACCTTCTGCACGTTGCCACCACACTCTGCTGAGCTAGGGAAgtgctctccttcctctctgctgtgtcagAAGGTGTCTTCAAAAAGTGCTTAAGCCATTACATTCTCTGTGGCCAACAAGTTGCAATTCCACTCTCCTCCTTGAAGCAGGCAATGATCAGAAGTTGCTTGTGGATCAAACTCCCTTTCTGGCTCTGTGAGGAACTGATGACCACCTTTTGAAatcaccttccccagcttcatgtTTTTCAGCCCCCAGCCAAACACCACTTGGTGTTCaccagggcctgtggtgatgggatgagaggcaatggcttgaaagTGGAGAAGAGAGATTTAGAGTGggtgctaggaacaagttctgcaccatcagggtggtggaagactgcaccaggttgcccagggaggtagctgaggttagcaaagatgttgagatgctggaaggtgtccagagaagggcaacaaagctggggaggggtctggggcacagccctgggaggagaggctgagggagctggggttgcttagcctgcagaagaggaggctcaggggagaccttcttgctgtctacaactccctgaagggaggttgtagccaggtgggggttggtctcttctcccaggcaagcagcagcggaacaagaggacacagcctcaggctgtgccaggggaggtttaggctggatgttaggaaggagttcttcccagcaagagagattggccattggaatgtgctgcccagggaggtggtggagtccccatccctggaggtgtttaagaagagcctggatgaggcccttggtgccatggtttagttgattgcaGTATAActaactgaggttggaagagaccccaaggatcatcaagtccaacctgtagatggtgctgggtgataggttggactggatgatctcgaaggtctttcccaacctggtctattccattcctattcccattCCCATCCCATGCTGTCTGTTAACTGCTGcccctcctgttgcttgtctCCCCTGCAGGTTCCAATGATCCTGGTGGGCAACAAATGTGACCTGGAGGAGGAGCGCGTCGTGGGCAAAGAGCAGGGTCAGAACCTGGCCAGGCAGTGGTGTAACTGTGCCTTCCTAGAATCCTCTGCAAAGTCTAAAATCAACGTTAATGAGGTAcctgagcagccctggcctgCCTGGGCCTCCCTGGGCCTCCCTGCTTCGGCTGCCACGCTAAGCCAGCTCCAGCGGCGCCTCGCTCAGGCCTTGCCGGGGAGGGCTCGGGGCGAGGCTGCcgctcagcctggggagggtttgggctgcaggctcttgagctgctgctgtctgctggtTGTGAGGGGGTctgctcctttttctctctgaagGGTGGGGGACTTCACAGGTGACTTTCTATAGGCTGTGTCAGAGGGCAGGAGTAGCAGAGGGTCCCCGGTAAGGCCAGGtcagctttttccttccttcctttttcagcAAGGCTTAGATCAACTTTTGCCTTCAAGgtaactgctgctgctcttcagagcctggctcctgccccagtgTTGGCCTTGTCACCTTCTGCAGTGTTGGCTGTGGGTTTGGAGTCCCTGCTTTTCACAGTCCTGGTGCATCTGGCTGCTCAGGCagaccaccccccccaaccccccacccccgagTCCTCCTTTGCGAAGCCTCTGACTCACTGAGGCTGTGTCCAAGCATCTCCTGCTTGGAGATGCAATCCTTGCaatcctcctgctcctggaggcCATAAAGTCatggagttgttttggttggaagagatcatcaagtccaaccttcaacccagcaccaccatggtgatcaaaccatgtccccaagtccACACatctcttgagcacctccagggatggggactccaccacctccctggacagggagctctgctccccaTCAGGCACCAAGTCTTTATTATCTGACTGTGACAGAGTACAGGTTTCCAGCCACAAAAGCTAAGGTGACCCCCACTGAGCATGGCTGGTTTGGTGCCAGGAGATAACTGAGGCCATTTAGGAAGCTGTGTGAtaaacaggagcagcaggatcctggactggacccagtgctgagctggcagctgctggggtgtgtgcagcactgcacctctgcagctgagagggcagagagctccaggctgcaggaattgcagctcctgaggctgggctgagcctggctgcaggaattgcagctcctgaggctgggctgagcctggctgcagcaattgcagctcctgaggctgggctgagcctggctgcagcaattgcagctcctgaggctgggctgagcctggctgcagcaattgcagctcctgaggctgggctgagcctggctgcagcaattgcagctcctgaggctgggctgagcctggctgcagcaattgcagctcctgaggctgggctgagcctggctgcagcctgctctaatcTTACCTAGTAAATATAGCTCCTGAGCCAGACTGCTGCCAGGAGggagggctctgtgtgtgtctgagctGTAGTGAAACCATGGCTGTTAATGGAGAAGCTGTTGGCTCAGGCATGGAAGGCTCACCACAGGGTATAACAGACTCTGGTTTGTTTGCATTTCCACAGTCTGTGGCAGGGACTGACCTCTCCTTAGCCAAAAGTGCCTGAAAGCTCTCCTAGGAGCTGTGGGAAAGGGAATCCTCTGCAGGCAAGCACTGAGCTGTCCTGGGGCAAACACACAGCCCTGGTTTACATACAGCCAGCCCTCCTGTGTGAACCCTCTGTCTGCAGCTttccctgtcctgtctgctgcctccagtgaGACTCAGATCACAGAGAGGGAAATTACTCTCTGGAGGATTAGTTTTTGGGTTTCCTGCCAGGTGTTTAGTTAGGAAAAGCATAAAGGCTGAGGAAATCAGAAGGAAGGGAGCCCAGGAAGCAAGCAcctgactgcagtggggatTTGGTTGTTCTGCTGGCTCACAGGCTGGGGAAGCATTTGCATTATTCTGGGCTTTGGGTTTGCCCTTTTGGCTACTTTTGGACTTCTGACTTTGTTAAAcaggctccaagtgcctcatccagtccctttttgaacacctccagggatggggactccaccacctccctgggcagcacatcccaatggccaattcctctttctgtgaagaactttctcctcacctccagcttaaacttcccctggcacagcttgagactgtgtcttcttgttctggtgctgcttgcctgggagaagagaccaaccccttcctggctacaacctcccttcagggagttggagagagcaatgaggtctcccctgagcctcctcttctgcaggctaagcaaccccagctccctcagcctctcctcacagggctgtgctccacagaatcacccaggttggaagaggcctcaaagctcatcaagtccaagctgtcaccacagacctcatgactaaaccatggctccaagtgccacatccaatcccctcttgaacccctccagggatggggactccaccacctccctgggcagcacatcccagacctctccccaggcttgctgcccttctctggacaccttcaagtatctcaatgtacACTTTTGGAGGGGCTTGGAGAGTACAACCTCTACTTTTACCTGAGGCTGAGAgtagcaaccagcagcagtaaGCTTCCTGAAGGGGCAGCAGCTCAAATGCTGTTAGCAAATGCTTCACTTGGGAGCTTGATGAAAGCCAGCAGCACATTCATCTCATCATTGTccatggaggcagcagccaaAAAGCCACAGGAAATATTTCACTTGAGAGCTTGATAAAGCCTCCATCAGGTTCATTTCATCTCTGTTCATGGAGGTAGCAGCCAAAAACCCCAATCTTCACATTTCCAGCTGTTGCAGTTTGCTCTCTActgctgctttgccttctgGATTGCCTTGGAAGCAACAGGAATTGGTGAGctgtcagctgctccaggaaggggggcaaaaaaaaagccccaacagtAAACAGGGACAAGGGTGGAGCCTCCTGGAGgtttcagtctttcctcctcGCTGCTGTGACCCAGCTCCAAGCatttctgcacagctccctttGCTATAAAGGGGTTGAGTGTGGCTGGGagaacagctcccagcagcagaagtgctcacaagcagcccagctctgcagctgaaagaGGCCCCTGTGAGTTCAGGGCAGATGTTTTGCTTCTCCTTGCTCACTTGTATTAATAACCTCCCAAGACTgggccaggcagggaggtgaaGTGCTTCACAGCTCGAGTTTGTCTGGCAAGGAGGAGAGTTGAGAGTGCTTCCCATGCAGTGGGTGGCTGAAGGTCACTTGGGAGGGGGTGAAAGCCCAGGGAAAgggctgcctgtccctgcagtgagaacagcagcagcccagggtgcaCCAGGGAGAAGATGATCCTTTTGGCATTCCcagtttccctctcctttcccagagCAAAGGGTTTGCTGCCATTTCCTTGCTGTGCTCTTTGAAACCCTTGGCCACACATAAGCTGTGCAGGacaggagctccctgctccctccctgctccctccctgctccctccctgctccctccctgctccctctccttgGTCTGAGTAAATGCAGCTGTTTAATTGCATTGATgagtctgcagcccccaggccaggGTTAGCAGCTGAGCTTCTAGCACTTGCACAGGGTTTCATCACTTGGATTTCTCAGTTTGTGTTTCTCCTTTTCAGATCTTTTATGACCTGGTCAGACAGATAAATAGGAAAACACCAGTGGAAAAGAAGAAGCCTAAAAAGAAATCATGTCTGCTGCTTTAGACTCCcactgtgcagcagctctgagccaggTAAGAGGGGGCTGAGTTCCacccacagctcagcaccaggagctgatcccagcagagaaggcttgctccctctctcccctcccctcttcctcctccctctctcccctcccctcttcctcctccctctcttccctcccctcttcctcctccctctcttccctcccctcttcctcctccctctcttccctcccctcttcctcctccctctcttccctcccctcttcctcctccctctcttccctcccctcttcctcctccctctcttccctcccctctttctcctccctctcttccctcccctcttcctcctccctctcttccctcccctcttcctcctccctctcttccctcccctcttcctcctccctctcttccctcccctcttcctcctccctctcttccctcccctcttcctcctccctctcttccctcccctcttcctcctccctctcttccctcccctcttcctcctccctctcttccctcccctcttcctcctccctctcttccctcccctcttcctcctccctgctcccagataTAAAGtcctgcagtggtgctgagtgacccagcctgcttctctgcccttctcctctgccttggGTTGCtgaatgcagcagagcaggagcttccTTTTCACTCTTGCAGGTTCTCCCTCTGTCTTGTGCCACCTCAGCTcagttttgcttccttttttctctcctgctaaAATCCAGTGGCATCTGTGtaacttgtgctgctgctgcagcagctcagtcctAGGAGCAGGGGAGACAACAGCAGCTCAGtttgggtggggagagggagatcAGTGGCACAGAAATCAAGAGCTGCccaccagaaaaaaagaggcaaaaccaccaaaacagaaacaagaaaCCAGCCCAAGGTTGGACACAGCTATAAATAACCTTCCTGTGTG comes from the Dryobates pubescens isolate bDryPub1 chromosome 35, bDryPub1.pri, whole genome shotgun sequence genome and includes:
- the RAP1A gene encoding ras-related protein Rap-1A, whose translation is MREYKLVVLGSGGVGKSALTVQFVQGIFVEKYDPTIEDSYRKQVEVDCQQCMLEILDTAGTEQFTAMRDLYMKNGQGFALVYSITAQSTFNDLQDLREQILRVKDTEDVPMILVGNKCDLEEERVVGKEQGQNLARQWCNCAFLESSAKSKINVNEIFYDLVRQINRKTPVEKKKPKKKSCLLL